One Brassica oleracea var. oleracea cultivar TO1000 chromosome C7, BOL, whole genome shotgun sequence genomic window carries:
- the LOC106302262 gene encoding LOW QUALITY PROTEIN: F-box/LRR-repeat/kelch-repeat protein At1g09650-like (The sequence of the model RefSeq protein was modified relative to this genomic sequence to represent the inferred CDS: inserted 2 bases in 1 codon) — MMMEWVVPHDVVELILERVPVRSLLRFKCVSKQWKSTIESRRFQERQLKQRGGDPPDVLLVSYRSDYESLRTLVLGSSSPVKIPTPWDNMEEENTTTKKYSAAVNSCDGLVCLYYPFHSGYVVNPATRWYHPFPLCQLQQLIISLGEXYIELQHGGFSLGFGKDIISSTYKPVSLYNSSEIGLDNATTCEVFDFSANAWRYVTPSAPYRVAPFAPPVFVDGSLHWFTDCEETKILSFDLHTETFQVISKAPFPANSHDDDNPYGILLCDLDNRLCVSHKTDSNQVIWSFNSSNKTWLKIFSIDVVMTSFFYGCPTSSCPFAPLALLDAENKKKDLLFYDREQSRYLLIHDSDAPVFTLTLRAKFLGFLLCYFPSLISF; from the exons ATGATGATGGAATGGGTGGTGCCCCACGACGTGGTAGAGCTCATCTTGGAGAGAGTTCCGGTGAGATCTCTGCTGAGATTCAAGTGTGTATCGAAGCAATGGAAATCAACGATCGAATCACGGAGGTTCCAAGAGAGGCAATTGAAGCAGCGAGGAGGAGATCCACCAGATGTTCTCTTGGTGTCATATCGTAGTGACTACGAATCTCTAAGAACACTGGTATTGGGTTCTTCATCACCGGTCAAGATCCCTACTCCTTGGGATAATATGGAGGAGGAGAATACAACAACAAAAAAGTACTCGGCGGCCGTTAATAGCTGTGACGGTCTCGTTTGTCTCTACTATCCCTTCCATTCAGGTTATGTTGTCAACCCCGCCACAAGATGGTATCATCCTTTTCCTCTCTGCCAACTTCAACAACTCATAATCAGCCTAGGAGA ATACATTGAGCTTCAGCACGGAGGCTTTTCGCTTGGATTCGGTAAAGACATCATATCCTCCACTTACAAGCCTGTTTCGCTATACAACTCTTCAGAAATAGGCCTTGACAACGCTACCACATGCGAAGTTTTCGACTTTAGCGCCAATGCTTGGAGGTATGTTACTCCCTCTGCTCCTTATCGGGTTGCTCCGTTCGCCCCTCCCGTCTTTGTAGATGGTTCGCTTCATTGGTTCACAGATTGCGAGGAAACCAAAATTTTATCTTTTGATCTTCACACCGAGACTTTTCAAGTCATCTCTAAAGCTCCCTTTCCCGCCAATTCACATGATGATGATAATCCTTACGGGATCCTCTTGTGCGACCTCGACAACCGCTTGTGCGTATCACACAAGACTGATTCCAACCAAGTGATATGGTCCTTCAATTCAAGCAACAAGACATGGCTCAAAATTTTCTCCATCGATGTGGTTATGACTTCTTTTTTCTATGGTTGCCCAACATCAAGTTGCCCCTTCGCTCCACTAGCACTTTTGGATGCCGAGAATAAGAAGAAGGATTTGCTCTTTTATGACCGTGAGCAAAGTCGTTATCTGTTGATACATGACTCCGATGCCCCAGTATTCACTCTTACTTTGAGGGCTAAATTCCTTGGATTTCTTCTTTGTTATTTCCCCAGTTTAATCTCTTTTTGA
- the LOC106303453 gene encoding endo-1,4-beta-xylanase C-like, with product MEDRNVEIGSIGIISGCRESDQKSEDTTVEIWVDSVSLQPFTQEEWNAHHEQTIHKTRKGAMRIRAVNSAGEPVPNATISIVQNRLGFSFGCEVEKNILGNQAYQNWFTKRFTVTTFANEMKWYSTEAVRGKEDYTTADAMLRFFKQHGVAVRGHNIVWNDPKYQLSWVTSLSGNDLYNAVKRRVSSVVSRYKGQLVSWDVVNENLHFSFFESKMGAQASYNIYALAHSIDPRTTMFMNEYNTLEQPGDSASSPAKYLGKLRELQSIRVAGKIQLGIGLESHFNTPNIPYMRSALDTLAATGLPIWLTEVDVQAPPNVQANYFEQVLREGHAHPQVKGMVTWSGYSPSGCYKMCLTDGNFRNLPAGDVVDKLLREWGGLRVQTTGLTDSDGFFEASLFHGDYDINIAHPLINSTASHSFTLTSDDSPPSPFVVHV from the exons ATGGAGGACAGGAACGTCGAAATCGGGAGCATAGGAATTATCAGTGGTTGTAGAGAAAGTGACCAGAAG AGCGAGGACACAACCGTTGAGATATGGGTTGATAGCGTATCGTTGCAACCATTCACACAAGAAGAGTGGAACGCTCACCACGAGCAGACCATTCACAAAACGAGGAAGGGAGCCATGAGGATCAGAGCCGTAAACAGCGCTGGTGAGCCAGTACCAAACGCAACAATCTCCATCGTACAGAATAGACTCGGGTTCTCATTCGGGTGCGAGGTAGAAAAGAACATACTTGGGAACCAAGCGTACCAAAACTGGTTCACTAAGAGATTCACCGTGACAACTTTCGCGAACGAGATGAAATGGTACAGCACAGAAGCAGTAAGAGGCAAAGAGGATTACACGACAGCAGACGCGATGTTAAGATTCTTCAAACAGCATGGTGTCGCTGTACGTGGACACAATATCGTATGGAACGACCCTAAGTACCAACTTAGTTGGGTGACTTCTTTATCCGGTAACGATCTCTACAACGCCGTGAAAAGAAGGGTTTCCTCGGTGGTCTCAAGGTACAAAGGCCAGCTTGTGAGTTGGGACGTTGTGAATGAGAATCTACATTTCTCGTTTTTTGAGAGCAAGATGGGTGCTCAAGCCTCTTATAACATCTATGCGTTGGCACATTCCATAGACCCACGTACAACAATGTTTATGAATGAGTACAACACGTTGGAGCAACCGGGAGATTCGGCTTCTAGTCCAGCAAAGTATTTGGGGAAGCTTAGAGAGCTTCAATCTATTCGTGTAGCCGGAAAAATTCAGTTAGGGATCGGTCTTGAGTCTCATTTCAACACTCCTAACATTCCGTATATGAGATCAGCTCTTGACACTCTTGCTGCCACTGGTTTGCCTATTTGGCTCACTGAGGTCGACGTCCAAGCTCCTCCAAATGTCCAG GCCAACTATTTTGAGCAGGTCCTAAGGGAAGGCCACGCGCATCCGCAAGTGAAAGGAATGGTGACTTGGAGTGGTTATTCCCCATCAGGTTGCTACAAAATGTGCCTCACCGATGGCAACTTCAGGAACCTACCCGCCGGGGACGTTGTGGATAAACTTCTGCGTGAGTGGGGAGGGCTTCGTGTGCAAACCACAGGTTTGACTGATTCTGATGGATTCTTTGAAGCTTCACTCTTTCATGGTGACTATGATATCAATATTGCTCATCCTCTCATTAATTCAACTGCTTCTCACAGCTTTACGTTAACTTCTGATGACTCTCCACCATCTCCATTTGTCGTTCATGTTTGA
- the LOC106303454 gene encoding LOW QUALITY PROTEIN: endo-1,4-beta-xylanase 2-like (The sequence of the model RefSeq protein was modified relative to this genomic sequence to represent the inferred CDS: inserted 1 base in 1 codon; deleted 3 bases in 2 codons): protein MKNNTAADSMLKFAEENEILVRGHTVLWDDPKMQPSWVKKIKDPEDLMNVTLNRINSVMKRYKGKVTGWDVVXENLHWDYFEKMLGVNASSRFYNLAYKLDPDVTLFVNEYNTIENPGGVTATPVKEKMEEILAYQGNENIKGAIGAQGHFSPTQPNIAYMRSALDTLGSLGLPVWITELDMPKCPNQAKYMEEILREAYSHPAVEGIIIFAGPEVSGLDKLTLADKDFNNTETGDVIDKLLKEWHQKNSEIPNIFTVDHENEKEDVSLLHGLYNVNVSHPQIKNLSTSLCLEVTKEMGQRQVVRLVINA, encoded by the exons ATGA AGAACAACACGGCGGCAGATTCAATGCTGAAGTTTGCAGAAGAAAATGAGATATTGGTTAGAGGTCATACAGTGTTATGGGACGACCCAAAGATGCAACCAAGTTGGGTGAAAAAGATAAAAGACCCTGAAGATTTGATGAACGTGACACTGAACCGGATAAACTCGGTTATGAAGAGATACAAAGGTAAGGTGACCGGGTGGGATGTGG ACGAAAATTTGCATTGGGATTACTTTGAGAAAATGCTTGGTGTAAACGCTTCATCAAGATTCTATAATCTTGCTTATAAGCTAGATCCTGATGTGACATTGTTTGTTAACGAGTACAACACGATTGAGAACCCTGGAGGGGTTACTGCGACGCCGGTTAAGGAGAAGATGGAGGAGATTCTTGCATACCAAGGAAACGAAAACATTAAAGGAGCAATTGGTGCTCAGGGTCACTTTAGTCCAACTCAGCCTAACATAGCTTACATGAGATCTGCATTGGATACTTTAGGCTCACTTGGTTTGCCTGTATGGATTACAGAACTTGATATGCCTAAATGCCCTAATCAG GCCAAATACATGGAAGAAATTCTGAGGGAAGCGTACTCGCATCCTGCGGTGGAAGGCATCATAATATTTGCAGGACCTGAGGTG TCGGGTTTGGACAAGCTGACACTCGCGGACAAGGACTTCAACAACACGGAGACAGGAGATGTAATTGACAAGTTGCTCAAGGAGTGGCACCAAAAAAATTCAGAGATCCCAAATATTTTCACGGTGGACCACGAGAACGAAAAGGAAGATGTCTCACTGTTGCAT GGACTTTACAACGTGAATGTAAGTCATCCACAGATAAAGAACTTGTCCACCAGTTTGTGCTTGGAGGTAACTAAGGAGATGGGTCAACGTCAGGTGGTTAGACTTGTGATTAATGCTTAA
- the LOC106302263 gene encoding ruBisCO large subunit-binding protein subunit beta, chloroplastic-like — MLIVLALYIVEGLQFDNGYLSSFFVTDNEKMAVEFDHCKLLLVDMKIANAEDIVGVIEVAIRGGYPLLVIAQEIDLEALAILVGYKRRGALKIAALKAPGFGELKSQYLDDIAILTGATVIREEVGLSLDKSGKEVLGHAAKVVLTKESSTIVGDGSTHDAVQKHVTQIKNLIEQAEQGYEKEKLNERISKLSAGVAVIQVGAQTEAKLKEKKLRVEDALNATKAAVEEGVVVGGGCILLHLASKVDVIKDSLDDEEKVGADIVKRGLTYPLKRISENAGEKVLANEDLMAAKVLRCCLENSVKVLRTFFMSHQGA, encoded by the exons ATGTTAATCGTTCTTGCTCTCTACATTGTGGAAGGACTGCAGTTTGATAATGGTTATCTCTCCTCTTTCTTTGTGACAGACAATGAGAAGATGGCTGTTGAGTTCGACCATTGCAAA CTGCTTCTTGTTGACATGAAAATTGCCAACGCAGAAGACATTGTTGGTGTTATTGAGGTTGCCATTAGAGGAGGTTACCCACTTTTAGTAATCGCACAAGAAATTGACCTGGAGGCGTTAGCTATCCTTGTTGGTTACAAGCGTAGAGGCGCACTTAAGATTGCAGCTCTCAAAGCTCCAGGTTTTGGAGAGCTCAAGAGCCAGTACCTTGATGATATTGCCATCCTCACTGGAG CAACTGTGATTCGAGAGGAAGTTGGTCTTTCACTTGACAAATCTGGAAAAGAGGTTCTTGGACATGCTGCAAAGGTGGTCCTCACTAAGGAAAGTTCGACCATTGTTGGTGATGGGAGCACACATGACGCAGTGCAGAAGCATGTTACACAAATTAAGAACCTTATTGAG CAAGCAGAGCAAGGTTACGAGAAGGAAAAACTGAACGAGAGAATTTCAAAGCTCTCTGCTGGAGTTGCTGTGATTCAG GTGGGAGCACAAACGGAGGCAAAACTCAAAGAGAAGAAACTTAGAGTTGAAGATGCTCTTAACGCTACAAAG GCTGCTGTTGAGGAAGGTGTTGTGGTTGGTGGTGGTTGTATTCTTTTACATCTTGCTTCCAAGGTTGATGTCATTAAAGACTCCCTTGATGATGAAGAAAAG GTCGGAGCTGATATAGTGAAAAGAGGACTGACTTACCCTCTGAAACGGATCTCCGAGAATGCTGGAGAGAAG GTGCTTGCTAACGAGGATCTGATGGCTGCAAAG GTGCTGAGATGTTGCTTGGAGAACTCGGTTAAGGTGTTAAGGACATTCTTTATGTCACATCAAGGAGCCTGA
- the LOC106303455 gene encoding endo-1,4-beta-xylanase A-like: MKLLLLLLAFCSLSISRSEQKYVPYDYSAIIECLENPYKPQYNGGIIVNPDLQNGSQGWSQFANAKVDFREFGGNKFVVARGRNQSYDSVSQKIYLEKGLLYTFSAWLQVSKGKAPVIAVFKKNGEYKHAGSVIAESKCWSMLKGGLTIDESGPAELYFESEDTTVEIWVDSVSLQPFTQEEWNAHHEQTIHKTRKGAMRIRAVNSAGEPVPNATISIVQNRLGFSFGCEVENNILGSQAYQNWFTKRFTVTTFANEMKWYSTEAVRGKEDYTTADAMLRFFKQHGVAVRGHNIVWNDPKYQLSWVTSLSGNDLYNAVKRRVSSVVSRYKGQLVSWDVVNENLHFSFFESKMGAQASYNIYALAHSIDPRTTMFMNEYNTLEQPGDSASSPAKYLGKLRELQSIRVAGKIQLGIGLESHFNTPNIPYMRSALDTLAATGLPIWLTEVDVQAPPNVQANYFEQVLREGHAHPQVKGMVTRSGYSPSGCYKMYLTDGNFRNLPAGDVVDKLLREWGGLRVQTTGLTDSDGFFEASLFHGDYDINIAHPLINSTASHSFTLTSDDSPPSPFVVHV; the protein is encoded by the exons GCTGGTCACAATTCGCAAACGCCAAAGTCGATTTCAGAGAATTCGGAGGCAATAAGTTCGTTGTTGCACGAGGGAGGAATCAGTCTTATGACAGCGTCTCACAAAAGATTTATTTGGAAAAAGGACTTCTCTACACTTTCTCGG CTTGGTTACAAGTAAGCAAAGGAAAGGCTCCTGTGATAGCCGTTTTCAAGAAGAATGGTGAATATAAGCATGCCGGTTCGGTTATTGCTGAATCTAAGTGCTGGTCCATGCTCAAAGGTGGTCTCACTATCGATGAATCTGGTCCTGCCGAACTTTACTTTGAG AGCGAGGACACAACCGTTGAGATATGGGTTGATAGCGTCTCGTTGCAACCATTCACACAAGAAGAGTGGAACGCTCACCACGAGCAGACCATTCACAAAACGAGGAAGGGAGCCATGAGGATCAGAGCCGTAAACAGCGCTGGTGAGCCAGTACCAAACGCAACAATCTCCATCGTACAGAATAGACTCGGGTTCTCATTCGGGTGCGAGGTAGAAAATAACATACTTGGGAGCCAAGCGTACCAAAACTGGTTCACTAAGAGATTCACCGTGACAACTTTCGCGAACGAGATGAAATGGTACAGCACAGAAGCAGTAAGGGGCAAAGAAGATTACACGACAGCAGACGCGATGTTAAGATTCTTCAAACAGCATGGTGTCGCTGTACGTGGACACAATATCGTATGGAACGACCCTAAGTACCAACTTAGTTGGGTGACTTCTTTATCCGGTAACGATCTCTACAACGCCGTGAAAAGAAGGGTTTCCTCGGTGGTCTCAAGGTACAAAGGCCAGCTTGTGAGTTGGGACGTTGTGAATGAGAATCTACATTTCTCGTTTTTTGAGAGCAAGATGGGTGCTCAAGCCTCTTATAACATCTATGCGTTGGCACATTCCATAGACCCACGTACAACAATGTTTATGAATGAGTACAACACGTTGGAGCAACCGGGAGATTCGGCTTCTAGTCCAGCAAAGTATTTGGGGAAGCTTAGAGAGCTTCAATCTATTCGTGTAGCCGGAAAAATTCAGTTAGGGATCGGTCTTGAGTCTCATTTCAACACTCCTAACATTCCGTATATGAGATCAGCTCTTGACACTCTTGCTGCCACTGGTTTGCCTATTTGGCTCACTGAGGTCGACGTCCAAGCTCCTCCAAATGTCCAG GCCAACTATTTTGAGCAGGTCCTAAGGGAAGGCCACGCGCATCCGCAAGTGAAAGGAATGGTGACTCGGAGTGGTTATTCCCCATCAGGTTGCTACAAAATGTACCTCACCGATGGCAACTTCAGGAACCTACCCGCCGGGGACGTTGTGGATAAACTTCTGCGTGAGTGGGGAGGGCTTCGTGTGCAAACCACAGGTTTGACTGATTCTGATGGATTCTTTGAAGCTTCACTCTTTCATGGTGACTATGATATCAATATTGCTCATCCTCTCATTAATTCAACTGCTTCTCACAGCTTTACGTTAACTTCTGATGACTCTCCACCATCTCCATTTGTCGTTCATGTTTGA